A portion of the Tenacibaculum todarodis genome contains these proteins:
- a CDS encoding porin, whose translation MKFKSILITISMIAFLSANAQETNAPKFGKGLFNLVGKDSTWSMNVGARMQFLATTQWDSNSDGLTNPETSFLVRRARLKFGGFAFSPKLKYKLELGLSNRDISGASEFTSNAPRYILDAVVKWNFYQNFELWFGQTKLPGNRERVISSANLQQVDRSLLNSRFNIDRDMGFQLRHHFNLTDTFIVKEAFSIAQGEGRNITSGNLGGHQYTTRLEFYPFGNFTSKGDYKGSDLKFEKKPKLAVGVSYDFNNDAVKNRSNQGSYMTNDVGFYSTNISTVFVDAMFKYKGFSFMGEFANRDAADPLAKNSDGTLTGAEVQVGNGLNLQSGYMLSKTLELSGRYTNIDWDRNITGKGAENQYTLGVSKYIAGHKLKVQTDVSYLDLSDKTNELMFRLQVDVHF comes from the coding sequence ATGAAATTTAAATCAATACTTATAACGATAAGTATGATTGCCTTCTTGAGCGCTAATGCTCAAGAAACAAACGCTCCAAAATTTGGGAAAGGATTGTTTAATTTAGTAGGAAAAGACAGTACTTGGTCAATGAATGTTGGTGCAAGAATGCAATTTTTAGCAACAACACAATGGGATTCTAATAGCGATGGATTAACAAATCCAGAAACTTCTTTCTTAGTAAGAAGAGCTCGTTTAAAGTTTGGTGGATTCGCGTTTTCTCCTAAATTAAAATATAAATTAGAGCTAGGGTTGTCTAATAGAGATATTTCTGGAGCTTCAGAATTTACAAGTAATGCGCCAAGATATATTTTAGATGCGGTTGTAAAATGGAATTTCTATCAAAATTTCGAATTATGGTTTGGGCAAACTAAATTGCCAGGAAACCGAGAACGTGTAATTTCTTCGGCAAACTTACAGCAAGTAGATCGTTCATTATTAAACAGTAGATTTAATATTGATAGAGACATGGGCTTTCAATTAAGACACCATTTTAATCTTACGGATACTTTTATTGTAAAAGAAGCATTCTCGATTGCACAAGGTGAAGGTAGAAATATTACATCAGGAAACTTAGGTGGACATCAATATACTACTCGTTTAGAGTTTTACCCATTCGGTAACTTTACAAGCAAAGGAGATTATAAGGGAAGTGATTTAAAATTTGAAAAGAAACCAAAACTTGCAGTTGGAGTTTCGTATGATTTTAATAACGATGCTGTAAAGAATAGGTCTAATCAAGGTTCTTATATGACAAATGATGTTGGTTTTTATTCAACAAATATCTCTACAGTATTTGTAGATGCTATGTTTAAATATAAAGGATTCTCTTTTATGGGAGAATTTGCAAATAGAGATGCAGCAGATCCTTTAGCAAAAAATTCAGATGGAACGTTAACGGGAGCAGAAGTACAAGTTGGTAACGGATTAAATTTACAATCTGGTTATATGTTGTCTAAAACACTAGAGCTTTCAGGAAGGTATACCAATATAGATTGGGATAGAAATATTACAGGTAAAGGAGCAGAAAATCAATATACTTTAGGGGTTTCTAAATATATTGCTG